The sequence below is a genomic window from Bacteroidota bacterium.
GAAAGGGAAAGACTGAGCAACGGTTGTGGGAATCAAGGACTTATGGTGAAGAGGACCCACTGACTGCTGCGTGGATTATCGAACTGGTCTCCCAAGAACGTTGCTCCCTCGACCTGATGGTTGCGAAACGGCTACAAGAAACTGTAGGGGATGCGCTCGGGAGCGATTTTAACGCGATTCTCAGCGAGAACAGAGCTGGGGCGCATGCTTTTCCCGTACACCGTTGTGTGTCGGCTACCAAGAAGATTTTGGACGACACTGACAGTTGGCAGACGACTAAAGAGAAATGCCAGAGTCTACTTTCCGAAGCCGGTTACTGGTTTGAACAAGAGCTACACAGGCAATTGTCCCATTATCACTTCAATGATTTCCGCTTCGATGCACCGGAATTGATATATACCCTAGCAGGAGCACTGCAAACCGGCCGTCTCCGTCGGGAGGATCCGCTAATTCGCGAGGTGCTGGAGGTTATCCGCGCCGTCCAGCAACAACGCAGCGTTTACTGGCGTCCGTATCGGCCTTTCCTTGTAAAGCCCCAAGGTCTGGTTCTTATGCCACTAAGCGTGGAAGTTGCAGACGCTCTGCTAGGTACGTTGGGACTGACTGGTCACTTCGATCAACTAAGGGACTCTCTCTCAAGCTATTATGAGTGGCTTATGGCGCAAGGAAAACCGGAAGATAGCGATATGATAGGGTGGCGTTCGGAGAATGCCTTTGGCCCACCCGAGGTGGAAAAGATTCATACTTGGACTACTTCAAGAGTAGCGATCTTCCTATTGAACTACTCCCAGCTGTTAGACCTCGCTCTCCAGAGCGACCTCTTACAGAACTCAGGGCTCTCTTTTAAGGAACCCAGGGATCTCCTTGCTTGGAAGTTCATTCAGCCAATGGATCGAAGTCGTCGTCCAGCCGACAGTCAAATACTGCCGACGATTCAAAAACACTTCATTCAGCTGCATAAGTCTGCTCCCGGTTCGGGAAAAAGGCTCAATCCTGAGGGCAAGTTTTCAATGCTTCTCTACAGCCCGCCAGGAACATCCAAAACGTCAATAGCCGAAATCGTAGCAAACGAACTGGACTTCAAATTGGTTACAATAACAGTCAGCGACTTCATCGTGTTAGGCGAGCAGGCGGTTGAGCAGAGGGCAAAGATGATCTTCGATGTGCTCAGCGAGCTCAAGAATGTTGTCGTTCTGTTCGACGAAATTGACCGATTAATCACAGACAGGGAGTCAAAGCGGTACATCGAACAGAGGGACATTCTTCAGATGATGACACCCAGCATGCTCACAAAGTTCAATGACCTAAAGAGGAAGAAGAAGCTGATCTTTGTTATCGCTACGAATTACTTCGAAAGAATCGATAGGGCAATTAAGAGGGCAGGTAGGATTGATTTGCACTTTGTCATTCCCCCTTTTGACCAGGAGTCACGAGTAGAGCTTCTAGAGCACTTCATTTGTGATAAATTTGGTGAGAAGGGTAAAGATTGGCGATTACCTTCCGGCGACAAAAAGAGGCTTGAGAAGATAGCTGAACAGAATCCTTTGCTGATTTTCGAAGAGTTGAAGGACATTTTCGACAGATCGATGTCTGGGGTGGGATTTGGAGACGTCACAGCAGTGATAAGCAACCTAGAAAGGGAAATTGGACAGGTTAAGCCATCTATTTCTATAGGGAGCTACGATAACAGATTTTCTAGCGAGCTGGATCCAGAGAAACCGTATCGCGAGTACTTTTTCCTTTGCTTTCTGTCAGCCGAGGTCGGACAAGTTAAAGGCATCAGGAAACGTTTTAAAGAGCGGTGGACAAAATGGGCGAAGGAAAACGCTCGTGAGTTAGGTGAATTGACATCTGATGAATGGGTACGAGAACAG
It includes:
- a CDS encoding ATP-binding protein, whose protein sequence is KGKTEQRLWESRTYGEEDPLTAAWIIELVSQERCSLDLMVAKRLQETVGDALGSDFNAILSENRAGAHAFPVHRCVSATKKILDDTDSWQTTKEKCQSLLSEAGYWFEQELHRQLSHYHFNDFRFDAPELIYTLAGALQTGRLRREDPLIREVLEVIRAVQQQRSVYWRPYRPFLVKPQGLVLMPLSVEVADALLGTLGLTGHFDQLRDSLSSYYEWLMAQGKPEDSDMIGWRSENAFGPPEVEKIHTWTTSRVAIFLLNYSQLLDLALQSDLLQNSGLSFKEPRDLLAWKFIQPMDRSRRPADSQILPTIQKHFIQLHKSAPGSGKRLNPEGKFSMLLYSPPGTSKTSIAEIVANELDFKLVTITVSDFIVLGEQAVEQRAKMIFDVLSELKNVVVLFDEIDRLITDRESKRYIEQRDILQMMTPSMLTKFNDLKRKKKLIFVIATNYFERIDRAIKRAGRIDLHFVIPPFDQESRVELLEHFICDKFGEKGKDWRLPSGDKKRLEKIAEQNPLLIFEELKDIFDRSMSGVGFGDVTAVISNLEREIGQVKPSISIGSYDNRFSSELDPEKPYREYFFLCFLSAEVGQVKGIRKRFKERWTKWAKENARELGELTSDEWVREQLHKLGVAADANQPGEEGRKSHT